The Zobellia alginiliquefaciens genome contains a region encoding:
- a CDS encoding acyl-CoA thioesterase: protein MYLKEFEIRWSDVDANRHLANSAYLNFMSHTRMSFLSEIGFGHKTLLEKEIGPVVFYEHMYYFKEAFPGRPVKVSMEVMGMSEDGQFFEFHHNFYDYKGRNFAHCEMMGAWIDLKARKLTGLPNDLLAKFNVIEKPEGYRVLSKEDTRKYARTPKDLV, encoded by the coding sequence ATGTACCTAAAAGAATTTGAAATACGTTGGAGCGATGTTGATGCGAATAGACATTTGGCCAATTCTGCCTATTTAAACTTTATGAGCCACACTCGTATGAGCTTTTTATCGGAAATAGGTTTTGGACATAAAACGCTACTGGAAAAGGAAATAGGACCGGTTGTTTTTTACGAGCATATGTACTATTTCAAAGAAGCTTTTCCTGGAAGACCGGTAAAGGTTTCTATGGAAGTAATGGGCATGAGCGAAGATGGACAATTTTTTGAGTTTCACCATAATTTTTACGATTACAAAGGGCGAAACTTTGCCCACTGTGAAATGATGGGTGCCTGGATAGACTTAAAGGCAAGAAAACTTACAGGTTTGCCCAATGATCTTCTGGCTAAATTCAATGTTATTGAAAAACCTGAAGGCTATAGGGTATTAAGCAAAGAGGACACCAGAAAGTACGCTAGGACTCCAAAGGATCTGGTTTAG